The following nucleotide sequence is from Methanomassiliicoccales archaeon.
ATATCGTCGCGCTGATTCCTCTAGCCACGGGTCTGGAAGCTCTTTCAACGGCCATCCAGATGTGAGGGGAGAGTTTGGCGCAGGACACCGACGACAAGCTCGTATTGGCGCTGCGGAAGATCGCGCTCTTGGGGGGCATGCACGACTACGTGTCCATATCCTCCCGCGAGCTGGGCGACATGCTCAGGGTAAGCCAGCAATCGGCCTCCAAGCGCATCCTAGAGATGCTCAACGAAGGCTGGATCAGCCGGGACTTGGGAGCCCGCAAGCAGCGCATCAAGCTTACGGAGAGAGGCATCGAGGCCCTGAGGCAGGAGTATTCCGAGTATCAGCGCATCTTTGAACCGAGGGACCACCTGATCATCAAGGGCTCTGTGGTCACAGGCATGGGCGAGGGACAGTACTACGTCACCCAGGAAGGGTACCAGGAGCAGTTCCTGCATCGTCTGGGCTTCCGGCCGTTCGAGGGGACTCTGAACGTCCGTGTCGTTCCCACGGACCTGTACAAGTTGGATATCATCAGGAGGGGCGTGGGCATCCTGGTCCACGGTTTCGAACGGAACGGCAGGACCTTCGGGGACGTGGTCTGCCACCGAGCCAACTTCCAGAACCTGGAGTGCGCGGTGGTCGTGCCCAGCCGCTCGCATTACGAGGATATCATCGAGGTATTGTGCAAGTACCATCTCCGTCGCACCTTGAGCCTGAAGGACGGTGACCAGGTGGAAGTCCGAATATCCATGGCCTGATCAAGGCCTCTTCTTCAGAACATGCTCCACGGCCGATTGGAAGATGGCCTTGCCATCGCCCTCTCCGGATGGGTCAAGGCCGGAGCGAGTCCAGTCGGGATGGGTGTAGCGGTGGAACACCCTCTCCGGGTGCGGCATGAGGCCCATGACGTTCCCCGCGGGATTGCAGACACCCGCAATGCTCGATATCGAGCCGTTGGGAGTCCAAGGATAGCCGGCGTAGTTGCCGTTCGGGTCGACGTAGCGGAAGACCACCATATCCTCCTTCTCCAGTTCCTCCACCATTTTCATTTCCTTGGCCTGTTCGAACATCAACTTGCCCTCGGCATGGGCGCTGGGAAACATGACCACCTTGCCTTTGGGCAGGGAGGAGGTGAACACGCAGGACCCTCGGTTCTCGTGCTTGAGCAGCGTGGGAATGCATTCGAATCGCCCCGAGGAATTGGTGTACAGCGCGGCCTGAGGTTGCGCGCTCATGTTGGTACCGAACGCAGGAAGAAGGCCCAGCTCCACCAGTATCTGGAATCCGTTGCATATCCCTATGACCGGCCTTCCCGCATCAACGAAGGACCGGATGTCCTTGCTCAGCGAGGATCGCATACGGGCGGCGAAGATGGCCCCCGCCCGGACGTAGTCTCCGGCCGAGAATCCCCCTGGCAGAGCGAGAATGTCGTAGTCGTTCAGCTCCCGTCGCATCTCCTTCGGGCAGGAATGGATCAGCTGCTTCAGGTGCACTTTCTCCGGAATGGCGCCGACCTGTCGGAAAGCGGATGTGGTCTCCTCTTCGCAATTGGTGCCTTCGATCCGCAGCACGCACACCTTGACATCCCTCTTCTTCACCTTTCCTCACCCCAGCAGCTTCCACAGAGGTTCGGACCAGCTGCGCCTCAGCTCCCCGACCTCCACATCCACTAGGACGTCGTTGTCCTCGATCACCAGCACCTTCCCTCCCACGGTGCCGATGCGCGTGCAGGGAGCCTTCATCCGCTGCAGCCACTCGTCCTCCTTGCGCTTGTCGACCTCCACCAGCCATCGGGAATGCGATTCGGAGAATAGCTTGACGGTCGAGGGCAGGTCCTTGATCCCCTTCAGGTCCACGTTCGCTCCCAGGTCCCCGCCGATGCACATCTCTGCCAACGAGACCCCAAGCCCACCGTCTGAGAGGTCATGGCAGCTGCGCACCAGGCCGCGGTCCATGCAATCCAGCAGAGCGCTCATGGAACTGGCGAGCGAGGATGAGATCACTCCCGGCACCTCTCCTCCTTTTCCGCCGAGCAAGCGGAAGAAGGCCGAGCCCGCCATCTCCTGCTTCGTATCGCCCAGGAGATAGAGCGGTCCGCCTTCCTCCTTCAGGTCGGTGGTCACACACTTGCGGATGTCCGGCACGATGCCCACTCCGAGCACTGTGGCGGTCGGGAGGCAGGCGCCTCTCGCCGTCTCATTGTAGAAGCTGACGTTGCCGGAAGGCACGGCCAGGTTGAGGACCGATGCCACATCCCCGATGCCTCGCACCGCCTCCCGGAACTCACCCAGGCGCTCGGGCTTCTCCGGGTTGCCAAAGTTGAGGCAGTCGGTGAGCGAATGCGGCATCCCGCCCACGGCGGCGATGTTGCGGCAGGCCTCGTCCACCGATGCCTGCCCTCCCTTGTAGGGGTCGAGCGAAGTGAACCAGGGATTGACCCCCACTGCGATGGCCAACCCTCGCCAGGAGTTCTCCAGCGGCTTGATGACCGTGGCATCACCCGGACCTCGCATTCCCAGCTTGCCCTGGAGCGGCTTGATGACCGTGTTCCCTCGCACCTCGTGATCGTAGAGGCGGATGACCCATTCCTTGGAGGCGATGTTGGGGTCTGCGAGCAGCTTGAGCAACACCCCGGTCAGGTCGCGGGGAAGCTTGGGCATGACCTCCTCCACCAGCGAGGGAGGAGCCTGCAAGCAAGAAGGACGGCAGTATTCCGGACCTTTGGTCAGGAAATCCAGGTCCATCTCGAACACCCTCTTCCCATGGAAGTTCAAGCGCACCACTTGTTCCTTGATCACCCGACCTATGACGGTTGCGGGGACGTCCCAGAGCTCGAACACCTCCAGAATGGCCTTGACATTCTTCTCCGAGACGGCCAGCATCATTCGCTCCTGCGACTCGGATACCCAGATCTCCCAGGGTGCCAGACCGACCTCCTTCAGAGGTACTTTATCCAAAGAGACCTCCGCCCCGCACCCCCCTGATAGGGCGATCTCGCCCACGACGCAAGAAAGTCCCCCTCCACCTAGGTCCTTCATGCCATGCAACAGGCCACGCGAGTTCACCTCCAGGCAGGCGTGGATGAGCGGCTCCTTCATGATGGGGTCGCCCAGCTGCACGGCCCCTCGGGACTCTTCCTCGGAGGTTGCTTTCAGTTCCGCGGAGGCAAATGTGACACCGTGTATGCCGTCCCGGCCGGTCCTTCCCCCGACCAGGATGAGGACGTCCCCTACCCCCTTGACGGCGTTCCTCACTATGTCGGAGCGCTTGGCGATGCCCACGCAGCCCACGTTCACCAGGCAGTTGCCCACGTAGCGGTCGTCGAAGTACACGCCCCCGGCCACGGTGGGGATACCAATGCGGTTGCCGTAGTCGCGGATGCCCGCCACCACCCCACCGACCAGATACTTGGGGTGCTTGGTGCCCGCCGGAACCTCCCCTGAGTAGTCGATCGAACCGAAGAACAGCGGATCCACCAGTGCGATCGGCTGCGCTCCCATGCACAGCACGTCCCGCACTATGCCCCCTATCCCCGTGGCCGCTCCACCATAGGGCTCGATGGCCGAAGGGTGGTTGTGGCTCTCGATCCTCAAGGCGTAGGCGTGCTCCTCATCGAAGGCCATGACGCCCGCGTCCCCTTTCATCAGCACGTCTGGATGATGGATGTTGAAGATGTGATCGCGCAAAAAACGTTTGGATGATTTGTAGCAGCAGTGCTCGCTCCACGCCTGTCCGATGGACTGAAGCTCCACGTCGGTGGGCGCACGCATCTTGGCGGCGAAATAGCGCTGGACGCTCTTCATCTCCTCCAGGCTCAGACTCAAGGACAGAGCCTCGCTGATCTGCCTGAGCTGCTCATCGTTCGCCTCTCGGACCTCGATATCGAAAAGCTCGAAGTCCTCCGGGCGCCGGGTCATGAGAGCCTCGATCGCCATGGGCATCACCTGACGTGAATGTTGAACTTCTGGATCACCGGATTGGCCAGCAGCTTGCGGCACATCTCTTCCGCCTCTTTGCGGGCTTCCTCGGGCGTGGCGTCGAGCACTACCTCGAAGACCTTGACCGTCCGCACGCCCCCTATCCCCCTGAAGCCCAGCAGCTCCAGGGCCTTCTTGGTGTTCTGGCCCTCTGGGTCCGCCACCCCTGGCTTCAGTTCGATCCAAATCTCCGCCGTCACCATCCGCGCACCCATCTGTGGAATCTCGGAGTCGATACTTAACTGTTGGGCGTGTGGAAGGAGGACCAGGGATATTATCGGTCCTCCTCCCGATACGCACTTAGCCCATTCGAGAGAATACTGCTCTAGATGACATCAAGGGAACGCGATCCGATCCCATGGCTGTTGCAGGGAGACCCCTGGGTCAGGCTGCGTACTAGGCTCGATCTGATGCGGGCGAGGCCCGATTCGGTCGAAGTCCAGGAGGATCAAAGGGAGACACGGCGCGACCTGCGGATAATCGCCCTGGTCAAAGAGGTGAGCGCTCTTCCCTGGCCGCCGCTGACCAGTCACAAGAACGCATCTCATCCCATCCACAAGCTGACCTTCCTAGCGGACCTGGGTCTCAATGGCAGCGAGCTGGGATTGGACCGTCTGGCATCTCGACTGATCGGCAATGCCTCGGAGGAGGGTCCGCTGCAGGTGCCGATGTTGATATCCAAGTCGTATGGAGGGAGTGGCGGTCTGTCCTCCGCTTGGGCGCTCTGCGATGCCCCCACGCTCTCCTTCGCCCTATGTTCGTTGGGCTATTCCTCCCCTGTCCTGGAGAGAGCGAACGCCCATCTTATGGCCTTGGCGAGGGACAACGGCTGGCCGTGTGCGGTCTCCGCCAGTCTCAAGCCTTTCCACGGTCCAGGAAAGAAGAGTGATCCATGCCCATACGCGACCTTGGCGATGCTCAAGCTCGCTCTTTGCTCGGATAGCTCCCGCAATTCCTGCGAAGCTAAAACCGGAGCGAAGGCCATTCTTGATCTCTGGAAGCAAAGCCGAGAGCGACACCCCTACATGTTCTACATGGGCACCGATTTCAGGAAGATTAAGGTTCCATTCGTCTGGTACGACATTCTGCATGTGGCCGACGTGCTGAGCAGGTTCGACTTCTGTAGGGGGGATGATCGTCTCAGAGAGATGGTGGACATCATCGGCCGGAAGGCGGACCAGGAGAATAGGTTCACACCCGAGTCGATATGGACCGCCTGGAAGGATTGGGAGTTCGGGCAGAAGAAGGAACCTTCTCGGTGGCTTACCTTTCTGGCCATCCGCCTTCAGAAGCGTTTCGGTGGTCAATGAACTTGCCAGGGCGGCTCATCAGGCCAGATATCCAGCCTGAATGAAGTCCGAAATCACCTGGAGCGTCCCGCTGAGGATGAATTCGATCGCCACGGCCGCCAGCAGAAGACCCATGACCCTGGAGAAGGCCATGGCACCGCTCCTTCCCATGCGGCTGAAGATGCCCTCCGAGTAGACCAAGAGCACGTAGCTGAGGAAGGCGGTGGCGAAGATGGCTACGAACACCCATATGAAATCCAGGGTGTCGCCTGACTGGGCGGAGTAAGAGATGGCGATCATCACGGTGGTGATCGCCCCCGGACCGGCGAAAAGGGGGATGCCCAACGGTACTATTCCGATCTCCTCCTTGGCCATCATGTCCTCCTGGTCCTCATCGGTGATCTTGGTTTTGGACTTCTGGCCCTGCAGCATGGAGAAGGCGATGGTGAAGAGTAGCAGGCCACCTGCGATCTTGAACGCCGGAATGGTGATGCCGTAGACCATGAAGATGTACCGGCCGAAGAGACCGAACCCCGCCAGGACCGCGATCACCACCAGACAGATCTTGACTATGACCCGACGCTTGATCTCCTTGGGATAGCCTTCGGTGACAGCGACGAAGAACGGGATGTTCCCGATGGGATTGACGATGGCGAACACCGCAGCGAAGGTGGTGATGGCGAACTCCAGGCTCATGAACGGGCGCAAGGAGAAACGACCTAGTATTTATCCCTTAGCCGGACGCGGTGCTGTCTTGCGACCGAAGATGAGATAGCCAGTATGTCCGAGCATCTCGAAAGAAGGGCGGACGCCGCCTTCGTGCACCTCCATGGTGCGTTGCAGATTCTCCAGCGCCTCGATCTCCACATAGCCATGGGAGCGAAGCGCCTTGACCGCTTCCTCCATTTGGTTCACGTTGGGCACATAGGCGCACACCCTTCCGCCCGGGTTCAGATACCGTCCCAGATTCTCCAAGGCTTCCCAAGGCGCGGGCAGGTCCATGACCAGGGCATTGGCGCTCGCTTCCAGTTCGACCTGGCGCGCATCTCCGATGTGCAGCTGCCAGCGGTCGCTCTTTCCGGTCCGCTCCACGTTCTTTCGCGCCTTGGAGGCATGGTCCTCCCGTATCTCGATGGATATGACCATGCCCGTTGGACCGACGGCCGACAGGAGCGCGGTGGTCAGCGAACCTGAACCGACACCGGCCTCCACCACCACGTCCCCGCATTCGATGCCCAGGCGGAACGCGATTGTGGCCGCGTCCTTGGGCATGATGACCTGCGCCCCTATGTCCAGCGATTCCATGAACTCCGGTGCTCTGGGCGTGAGGAGGACGAACTCCCTTCCGGCCACGATCACCCTTTCCCCATCCGTCGAGGAAAGAAGTCGGGAGCAATCGATGACCCCCAGTCCCGGGACTTTGACCATGCCCTTGACTAGCTGGATGAAGTGCCTCTTGCCCTTTTCGTCCAGGAGATAGATGAGGTCGCCTTCGCGCATCGGAAGGCTATCCCCCACCAGGAAAAAAGGTTTGTGCCCGGTTACCTCAACTTCTTGCCGCACTTGGGGCAGCTGAAGTCATGCGCGGAGATGGCCGCGCCGCACTCCTGGCAGCGGGAGATGCCTTCCAACTGCTGCACCTGCTTCTCCGCCTTCTTCTCCTCTTTCGCCGAGGGGGGAGACTTCTCGTACTTGTACTGAGGGTCGGAATACTCTGGCTTAGGTGGATATATGTAGCCCGCCTTCTTCCTCTTGACCAGGAAGACGTAGAGGACCAGGCCCACAGGAGCGAACAAGAAAGCTACGATGATCCAGAGCGCCTTCATCTCCTTCGCTTTTCGCATGTCCAAGTACACGTACCCTGCGCAAGCCGCTCCTACCAGGAGCCAAACTACCAGTACCCAAATCAGCAGATCGAGCATCCCATCACTGTACATGAAGTGTCGCTTTCTTTATTAAAAGGTAGTGTGGCTGGCCGCCTAGGAGCGCTTGACCTCGTTCATGTACCATTCCATGACCTTGAGGAAGCCACCTATCGAACCTTCCTTGGCCAGCCGTTGCAGGCGCACCGCCCGCACCTTGTTGTGGTATTCTTCGGGAATGTCCAGTTCGGAGAACTTGTTCAGGCGGCGTAGCAGTTCCAATTTCTTCTCCCTAGATTCGAACGGCGACTTGAGATACTGGAAGTGAAGGTCCACGTTCCCGTCCGCCCGGATGGAGAAGAACCAATGCGCCGTGTCCTTATGCTTGAAATAGGGGGTGACGGTGGTGACGCCGTGGAACTCGCGCCACCATAGCTTCGTCCCCGCCTCCTCCGCCCAATCGAGCAGGGATTCCGCCGCCTGGACCGCGATCTTGGAGTTGGCGGCCTGCAGTTGGGTGTAGAAGATGAACTTCATGGACCGGTCGTCCTTTCCTGGGGAGATGTCCTCTCCCGGCAGTTCGTCAGCTAGTGATTCCGGCGGTCGGTCTCGTCGGTCCTCCGGCTGCTTCGTCTCCGCCAGCAGATCCTTGCTTTGCCGTTCCAGCGAGCCGATGCGCACCTCTCCTTTGTCCTTCGTCGATCGAGCACGCTCACCGGAAAGGGCCCCGATGCGCGCCTCCAATCGGTCTAGCTCCGCATTCCGGTTGCGCCACCAGTTGCGACTCCATATGCGGTCGATGTTCCAACCTCTCTCCTCCAGGAAGCGCTGCCGCACCACATCCCTCTCCCTTGCCGATCGGGCGGAATGGAAGGTGGCTCCATCGCACTCGATCCCCAGAATGTACCGCGATTCATCCGCCGGGTCCACCACCGCCAGATCGATGCGATAGCCGCTGAAGCCCACCCGTTCGTCCACCCGGTGCCCTCTGGCCTCCAGGGCCTCCTTCACCTGCATCTCCAGAGGCTTCTCCAGGTCCGAGAACACCATCGCCTCCTGAATGGAGCGGGGCGCGCTGTCCAGGCGGGCGAGCAGCTCCTGTACCTCTTGGTGCCTGGCCTCGGAGACGGCCTGGGCATAGCAGAGGTACTCCTTCAATCGCTTGGGGCCGAGGTTCTTCACTCCCTCCACCGGCAATGAGGACGGGTCGAAGGAAGCGACCATGATCACTCGCTCCCTGGCCCGGGTCACGGCCACGTTCAGCCGGTTCTCGCCCCCTTCCTGGTTCAGAGAGCCGAACTGCACTCGGAACTGGCCTTGAGCATCCGGTGCGTAACCCACGGAGAAGACGATTATGTCCCGCTCGTCTCCCTGTACGTTCTCGATGTTCTTTACGAACGGTCGGTCGTCCAGATTGCGCTCGCTCGACGTGGCCGCCGAGTACAAGCGCTCGAAATCCTGACTTTTAGACCGCCTTTCATCCACAAGATCCTCGATGAGGTCCCGCTGCGGCTCGTTGAAAGTGATGACGCCGATGGAGGGGAGCTTTCCCTTCCGCTCGCCATCCTGCAGCAGCGTGGCCATGACATCCACGATCTTCTTCGCCTCCGCTCGATTGGTCCTCTCGTCCCAGACGCCGGGGACGCGAACGAACTCGATCGGTGGCGAAGGGAAGGTCCTCTGCACGTTCGCGGCGATCTCCAGATTGCCGTCGTAGAAGGCATGGTTGGAGAAGTCGATCAACTCCTGGTAGCGGGAGCGGTAGTGCCAACTGAGGTAGCGGGGGGTGAAGATGCGCATGCTGAGCACCAGGAGGCTTTCCGCCTCGGTCACCTCATCCAGCTGTTCGTCCTCATCCTTGCTGCGGAACAGATCGAAAGGCCGCAATTGCTTCTCATCTCCGGCGATGACCACCCGCTTGCCGCGATAGATGGAGGGCAGGGCGCGCTCCACCGCCAGCTGGCTCGACTCGTCGAAGATGACCAGGTCGAAGAGCCCCCGTTTCAAGGGCAGGATATCGGATGCAGCTTCAGGAGAGACCAGCCAGCAGGGGCAGATGCGCATCATCTGGAAGGGGAACTCCTCCATCACCTTGCGAGCGGGCTTCACACGCCTTTTCTTGGTGAACTCGTTCAGGAGACGGTTCCAGTCGGTCTCCGGGCGCTTATTGGGATGGTGTTCCCCGGGCGGCAGCTGCGGTCGACGAGCATCGTCCAAGACCTTCAGCATCAGATGCTTGCGGAATAGCTCCCTCCTTCGGGTCAGGAGATCGTCCAGGCGCCATTTGAGCTCCAAGTAGCGGTGGAACGGATCACCGGTCAGCTGCTGGTTCTGCGATTCGATTTGGCCGACCCAGCGGGCGATGACCTCCTGTTCCAGGGTCCTTGCCCACGATCCCTCGGTTATCGGCAGGTTGCGGGCGCACATGTCCAGCACCTCCGCTCCCGTGGAATCGAGCGAACTCACCAGCCGGTCATGCTCTTGGATGGCATCGAACTCTGTCAAGGCCATGCGCATGGCCTCGAGCTTCCCTTTGAGCGCGTTGGGATCACGCTGCAGGTGGCGCATCTCTTCCGCTCCTTCGGGGCGAAGCCAGGACTGCAGGTCATGCATGGCGCTCAGGAGCTCCTGTCCTTGGTTGAGGGCCAGGCGCAGAGAAGCCATCTGGGCTAGGCGTGGGTCGTTGGGATAGAGCGAAGAGGTCCTTTGCATCATCCGGTTCGCCCTTCTCCACCTTCCGCTCAAGAAGCGGGTGAACTTGGGTTTCAGCCTTTCGTAGTCGTCCAGGCAGAGCAGGGTGCTGCGCTGCTCTTCCAAGGTGTCCAGGACCATGGTCGAGGGCAGGGCCAATGCCGTCATGCGCGACAGCGCGGCCTCCATATCGAAGCGCACGTTGGTGTCCAGAGCGGCGAACGAGCGGCGCTTGGCGATGACCGACGTGGGCGCGTCGTACTTCCAGTGTCCGATCTGCAGGTTGGGCAGTTTTTGCAGGAGGGTGCGGAGTGATTGTTTGGTGAGTCGGTTCGGCACGTTTCCAAGCCCTAGGCGAGGAAGATAACCAGGCATGGCCGCGGAGTAGAGCTCCTGGAGCCTCGCGCCGCCGAAGTACTCGGCCCACATGGGTTTGACGATGCCATTGAGCTCAGCGATCGTGTTATCGATCTGCGTGGACACATCCTCGAACTCCCTTTCCAGGCGTTCTTCGCGTCCAGGAGGATCGCCCTCCACCCGCTTGGCTAATGTGGCATAGGCCCCCGGCCGGTCCGCTCGGGCATCGTGCAGCAGCACGGCGGCGTCGGCCAGACCCGCTCTATCCAGGCGCTGGTATACCACATCCAAAGCGGCCCGCTTCTGGCACACCACTAGCACCTTCTCATCTTTGGCCAGGGCGTTAGTGATGAGGTTGACGATGACCTGTGACTTGCCCGTGCCCGGAGGTCCGCGCACGACGATGCATTCCGATCCCTGGGCTTCCAGGATGACCAGGTCCTGGCTGGAATCGGTGGGCAAGGCAAGATTGATTTCTCGATCGGGGACGGAGTCGATGTCGGCCTTCTTGGCCAGCTCCGTGCCCCCCGGCCTGAGGGCGGGCGCTTCCAGCAGATCGTCCACTATCCCCTGGTCCGCCTCTCCCGCCCCTGCTCGGGCGAGCATGTCCTCGTAATCGCGGAAAATGGCGGTCGAGCCCTGAGGGAAGGACCCGATGATGGGTATGCCCTCGAGGTGCAGTTTCTCTTCCTGCATCCTCGCCAGGTCCTCCGCAGTCATAGGCTGCAATGACCTGACGAACTCCCCTGCTTCGGCATCTCTCAGATCGAGACCGGCATGGCGGAGCAATCCTTGCATCCCCAGCAACAGGTGGCTCCCCACATCTTCCTTGGGAGCACCTTCGAGCAGGTCGTCGATCTGGTCCTGGACGTCTTCGGGGAGGGTGATACCGCATTCCTTTCTCAGAGCAGCCACGAGCGCTCGGTTCACCACCGGCTCCTCGTTCTCTAAGAAGTTGAGGTACCAACCGCAGAGGCCTTCGCGTCTGCGTTCCAGGACGATGGGGAATAGAATCAACGGTGCGCGGACAACGCTCTCCTTGCCAGCCTTGCCCACTAGGAAGGGAAAGCCGAGGTAGGTGTCCCGGACGCCCGTTTCTTCGAAGATGAGGCGCGAGGACCGTTCGAGCTGGATCAGGCTGGAGCGGACCGACTCCGCTTCCTCCGACTGGTCCGAGTCCCGCACCAAACAGGTCGGTCCACGGGTGCGCACCGCCTTCGCCAGCACATCCTCCACATAGTCCAGCTCCTCTCTCCAGAGCGAAGCCAGATCGAAGTTCCAGCGTTTCTCGATTCGCCTGAGAAGGATCGAGCGGTTCCGCCAATCCACGTGCAGCATCCTGTCGCGGTAGACCCGCAGACGCTCCGTGTAACGCGTCAGCTGCTCCGCGACCACTTGATTCCCATCCACCTTTGGAAGAAGCAGGAAGCCAGATATTAATGATTTCGAACTTGCGAATGTATTTCGGAACCGGGGGTGGCCTGGAACGACGATGTGCTCGGAATCCCGCCCCTCGATGGATTATCACCGAAGCGGTCAGAAGCGAGATCAGGTCGCTCAGGCCTTTTTGGCCTTCTTCTTGACCTTTGCCTTCGGCTTGGCCTTGGGCTTCTTGGCCACGGGCTTCTTCTTCGGTGGGGCCTTCTTCACGACCTTGCTCATGGGTGCCTCACAGCAAACGACCAAGCAATCATCGCAACCGCAGACCTCCTCGACCACGATCACCAGTCCACATTCCTCGCACTCGTACTTCTCACCCTTTTTCTTCTTCACCATCTGTCTCACCTCATGCGATCCGGCCGTTCTGACCGGTTCTGGATGATATGTATCACTGCGCATTGTTAATGAATGCTATCTATGGAATGGTGCGCTCGCATGGATACGTCGAACCTATCACCCGAGCCTCCAAAACGGCCGATTGACGCTATCTGGCTGGTTGACTATTGGGGCTGCTCCTATTCTAGAAAGTAATTTATAGACTCAGGGCATTGAGCGCAGGCGATGGAAGAGTCCGCATTTCCCAGGAAGGTCAAGGTGACCCTCTCACTCCTGCTTATCATAGGCGCTCTCTCGATGTACTGGGGATGGGGTCTCATCTATGGCAGCTGGAACATTTTCGAACCGCAGCACATGGGCGTGTATGCCATATTCGTGGTCATGATGGGGTTCGGCGTTCTGGGACTGCTGCTCGCCGCGAAAGAGAAGTGATCGGGCTTCTGCTGCCGCCTTGGTCTCCGAGTCCAGCCTCTCTTCTATGAGCGACCAGCCTACATCGCCCTTGCAGCATACGCGAGTGTGCTCGTGTCCTTCCCGCAGACGATGCACTTGCTTTGGTGCCCCTGCTCGCCATATGGTGTTCCCAGGAGCTTGAGCTCGGTCTTGGCCTCGATCGCATGACCGCAGACCTCCGAGCCGCACCAGCCGAAACGCAGGATCTTCTTTGGCGGGTTCTCGAGCGATTCGATGTCTGCGACCGAAGAATCCAATCGTTTCTTCGCCGCCCCCATCATCTCGGAGGATATCTTGTTCAGAAGTCCCTGGACGTCCTTCACCAGGTCGGTCCTTTGCATTGCGCCCTTGGTGCCGTCGAATCGGATGGCGTAGGCCACCTTGCCCTCGGCGATGTCCCTCTGTCCCAGTTCCAGCCTAAGAGGTACGCCCTTGATCTCCCAGTTGTAGAACTTGCTGCCCGGCC
It contains:
- a CDS encoding DUF120 domain-containing protein, with protein sequence MAQDTDDKLVLALRKIALLGGMHDYVSISSRELGDMLRVSQQSASKRILEMLNEGWISRDLGARKQRIKLTERGIEALRQEYSEYQRIFEPRDHLIIKGSVVTGMGEGQYYVTQEGYQEQFLHRLGFRPFEGTLNVRVVPTDLYKLDIIRRGVGILVHGFERNGRTFGDVVCHRANFQNLECAVVVPSRSHYEDIIEVLCKYHLRRTLSLKDGDQVEVRISMA
- the purQ gene encoding phosphoribosylformylglycinamidine synthase subunit PurQ: MKKRDVKVCVLRIEGTNCEEETTSAFRQVGAIPEKVHLKQLIHSCPKEMRRELNDYDILALPGGFSAGDYVRAGAIFAARMRSSLSKDIRSFVDAGRPVIGICNGFQILVELGLLPAFGTNMSAQPQAALYTNSSGRFECIPTLLKHENRGSCVFTSSLPKGKVVMFPSAHAEGKLMFEQAKEMKMVEELEKEDMVVFRYVDPNGNYAGYPWTPNGSISSIAGVCNPAGNVMGLMPHPERVFHRYTHPDWTRSGLDPSGEGDGKAIFQSAVEHVLKKRP
- the purL gene encoding phosphoribosylformylglycinamidine synthase subunit PurL; this translates as MAIEALMTRRPEDFELFDIEVREANDEQLRQISEALSLSLSLEEMKSVQRYFAAKMRAPTDVELQSIGQAWSEHCCYKSSKRFLRDHIFNIHHPDVLMKGDAGVMAFDEEHAYALRIESHNHPSAIEPYGGAATGIGGIVRDVLCMGAQPIALVDPLFFGSIDYSGEVPAGTKHPKYLVGGVVAGIRDYGNRIGIPTVAGGVYFDDRYVGNCLVNVGCVGIAKRSDIVRNAVKGVGDVLILVGGRTGRDGIHGVTFASAELKATSEEESRGAVQLGDPIMKEPLIHACLEVNSRGLLHGMKDLGGGGLSCVVGEIALSGGCGAEVSLDKVPLKEVGLAPWEIWVSESQERMMLAVSEKNVKAILEVFELWDVPATVIGRVIKEQVVRLNFHGKRVFEMDLDFLTKGPEYCRPSCLQAPPSLVEEVMPKLPRDLTGVLLKLLADPNIASKEWVIRLYDHEVRGNTVIKPLQGKLGMRGPGDATVIKPLENSWRGLAIAVGVNPWFTSLDPYKGGQASVDEACRNIAAVGGMPHSLTDCLNFGNPEKPERLGEFREAVRGIGDVASVLNLAVPSGNVSFYNETARGACLPTATVLGVGIVPDIRKCVTTDLKEEGGPLYLLGDTKQEMAGSAFFRLLGGKGGEVPGVISSSLASSMSALLDCMDRGLVRSCHDLSDGGLGVSLAEMCIGGDLGANVDLKGIKDLPSTVKLFSESHSRWLVEVDKRKEDEWLQRMKAPCTRIGTVGGKVLVIEDNDVLVDVEVGELRRSWSEPLWKLLG
- the purS gene encoding phosphoribosylformylglycinamidine synthase subunit PurS → MVTAEIWIELKPGVADPEGQNTKKALELLGFRGIGGVRTVKVFEVVLDATPEEARKEAEEMCRKLLANPVIQKFNIHVR
- a CDS encoding NAAT family transporter, translating into MSLEFAITTFAAVFAIVNPIGNIPFFVAVTEGYPKEIKRRVIVKICLVVIAVLAGFGLFGRYIFMVYGITIPAFKIAGGLLLFTIAFSMLQGQKSKTKITDEDQEDMMAKEEIGIVPLGIPLFAGPGAITTVMIAISYSAQSGDTLDFIWVFVAIFATAFLSYVLLVYSEGIFSRMGRSGAMAFSRVMGLLLAAVAIEFILSGTLQVISDFIQAGYLA
- a CDS encoding tRNA (adenine-N1)-methyltransferase, whose translation is MREGDLIYLLDEKGKRHFIQLVKGMVKVPGLGVIDCSRLLSSTDGERVIVAGREFVLLTPRAPEFMESLDIGAQVIMPKDAATIAFRLGIECGDVVVEAGVGSGSLTTALLSAVGPTGMVISIEIREDHASKARKNVERTGKSDRWQLHIGDARQVELEASANALVMDLPAPWEALENLGRYLNPGGRVCAYVPNVNQMEEAVKALRSHGYVEIEALENLQRTMEVHEGGVRPSFEMLGHTGYLIFGRKTAPRPAKG
- a CDS encoding PLD nuclease N-terminal domain-containing protein, translated to MYSDGMLDLLIWVLVVWLLVGAACAGYVYLDMRKAKEMKALWIIVAFLFAPVGLVLYVFLVKRKKAGYIYPPKPEYSDPQYKYEKSPPSAKEEKKAEKQVQQLEGISRCQECGAAISAHDFSCPKCGKKLR